TGGTGCATATGTGCTAAAAATAAGAATAAACCCGAGTTGAAGGCCAACTCCGCCCATGTAAATATGCAGGCCGTCCAAGATTTGCTGATTGGTTATATTCGATCAAGATCAAAATGAACCAAGCAGCGTAGTCACCATAGCTTGCAGGATTCTGAATACTTAGAGTGCGGAAGATATATGTCAGTGTCT
The Trichoderma asperellum chromosome 7, complete sequence DNA segment above includes these coding regions:
- a CDS encoding uncharacterized protein (EggNog:ENOG41~TransMembrane:2 (o12-35i47-65o)); the encoded protein is MEICKAITTPGTMWSFCPLIAPSILFIFLFTLTLITHVGQAIYYRKPYNWIIIMSALWQTLTYIFRTLSIQNPASYGDYAAWFILILIEYNQSANLGRPAYLHGRSWPSTRVYSYF